From Rhododendron vialii isolate Sample 1 chromosome 10a, ASM3025357v1, the proteins below share one genomic window:
- the LOC131304118 gene encoding uncharacterized protein LOC131304118 yields the protein MGSSEEKVVAVIMVGGPTKGTEFRPVSFNNPKPLFPLAGHPMIHHPISACKRIPNLAQVFLLGFYEEREFALYVSSISNELKVPVRYLREDKPHGSAGALYYFSDLIMEDSPSHIFLLNCDVCCSFPLPDMLNAHRRYGGMGTLLVIKVSAESANQFGELVADPITNELLHYTEKPETFVSDLINCGVYVFTPGIFGAIRDVSSHREDRANIRRVSSFEALQSATRTLPTDFVRLDQDILSPLAGKKQLYTYETLDFWEQIKTPGMSLKCSSLYLAQFRLTSPHLLARGEGTKSATVIGDVYVHPSAKIHPTAKIGPDVSISANVRIAAGVRLINCIILDDVDIKENAVVMHAIVGWKSSIGKWSRVQAEGNFNAKLGITILGEAVTVEDEVVVTNSIVLPNKTLNVSVQAEIIL from the exons ATGGGTAGCTCGGAAGAGAAGGTGGTTGCTGTGATCATGGTCGGTGGACCCACCAAAG GTACTGAATTCAGGCCGGTTTCGTTTAATAATCCAAAGCCTCTGTTCCCTTTAGCTGGTCACCCCATGATTCATCACCCCATTTCGGCTTGTAAAAGG ATACCCAATTTGGCGCAAGTTTTTCTTCTTGGATTCTACGAGGAGCGAGAATTTGCACTATATGTCTCTTCGATCTCTAATGAGCTTAAAGTCCCAGTGAG GTACTTGAGAGAAGATAAACCCCATGGGTCAGCTGGTGCCCTGTATTACTTCAGTGATCTGATTATGGAAGATTCCCCG TCGCATATTTTCCTGCTGAACTGTGACGTGTGTTGCAGTTTTCCCCTGCCAGACATGCTTA ACGCCCATAGAAGGTATGGTGGGATGGGCACGTTGTTAGTGATCAAG GTTTCTGCTGAATCAGCTAACCAGTTTGGTGAGTTGGTTGCAGATCCAATCACCAATGAGCTGTTGCATTACACGGAGAAACCTGAGACTTTT gtgagtgatttaataaACTGTGGTGTATATGTCTTCACTCCGGGAATTTTTGGGGCCATTCGCGATGTCTCCTCACACCGCGAAGACAGAG CTAATATACGGCGAGTATCCAGCTTTGAAGCCCTTCAGTCAGCAACCAG GACTCTTCCAACAGACTTTGTAAGATTGGATCAAGATATCCTGTCACCTCTTGCCGGAAAGAAGCAATTGTATACATACGAGACTCTGGACTTCTGGGAACAAATCAAAACACCAGG GATGTCTTTGAAGTGTTCTTCTCTATACCTTGCGCAATTTCGACTTACTTCTCCCCATCTGCTAGCTAGAGGAGAGGGCACTAAAAGTGCTACAGTTATTGGTGATGTTTATGTGCATCCATCTGCAAAAATCCATCCAACTGCAAAG ATTGGCCCGGACGTTTCAATTTCAGCAAATGTTCGTATAGCGGCGGGTGTAAGGCTTATAAATTGCATCATCTTAGATGACGTCGATATAAAG GAAAATGCAGTTGTCATGCATGCTATTGTTGGATGGAAATCTTCCATCGGGAAATGGTCGCGTGTCCAG GCTGAAGGAAACTTCAACGCCAAGCTTGGAATTACCATTCTTG GAGAGGCTGTGACGGTTGAAGATGAAGTCGTTGTGACTAACAGTATTGTTCTCCCGAATAAGACACTTAATGTCAGTGTACAAGCGGAGATAATTTTGTGA